One window of Mesoplodon densirostris isolate mMesDen1 chromosome 15, mMesDen1 primary haplotype, whole genome shotgun sequence genomic DNA carries:
- the ACADS gene encoding short-chain specific acyl-CoA dehydrogenase, mitochondrial isoform X2, whose amino-acid sequence MAAALFARACGPVRGALRPRDWRCLHTIYQSVELPETHQMLRQTCRDFAEKELFPIAAQVDKEHRFPAAQVKKMGELGLMAMDVPEEFGGAGLDYLAYAIAMEEISRGCASTGVIMSVNNSLYLGPILKFGSKEQKKQWVTPFTSGDKIGCFALSEPGNGSDAGAAATTAWADGDSWVLSGTKAWITNSWEASAAVVFASTDRSLQNKKEDKLGIRASSTANLIFEDCRIPKDNLLGEPGMGFKIAMQTLDMGRVGIASQALGIAQAALDCAVNYAENRTAFGAPLTKLQVIQFKLADMALALESARLLTWRAAVLKDNKRPFIKEAAMAKLAASEAATAVTHQAMQILGGMGYVTEMPAERHYRDARITEIYEGTSEIQRLVIAGHLLRSYRS is encoded by the exons ATGGCCGCCGCGCTATTCGCCCGGGCCTGCGGCCCCGTCCGCGGAG CTCTCCGGCCTCGGGACTGGCGTTGCTTACATACCATCTACCAGTCTGTGGAACTGCCTGAGACACACCAGATGCTTCGTCAGACGTGCCGGGACTTTGCTGAGAAGGAGCTCTTTCCCATTGCGGCCCAGGTGGACAAGGAACATCGCTTCCCGGCGGCTCAG GTGAAGAAGATGGGTGAGCTGGGGCTCATGGCCATGGATGTGCCCGAGGAGTTTGGCGGTGCCGGCCTCGATTACCTGGCCTACGCCATCGCCATGGAGGAGATCAGCCGGGGCTGCGCCTCCACTGGAGTCATCATGAGCGTCAACAAC TCCCTCTACTTGGGGCCTATCCTGAAGTTTGGCTCCAAGGAGCAGAAGAAGCAGTGGGTCACTCCTTTCACCAGCGGCGACAAAATTGGCTGCTTTGCCCTCAGTGAACCAG GGAACGGCAGCGACGCGGGGGCCGCCGCCACCACTGCCTGGGCAGACGGTGACTCGTGGGTCCTGAGTGGCACCAAAGCCTGGATCACCAACTCCTGGGAGGCCTCGGCCGCTGTGGTCTTCGCCAGCACGGACAGATCCTTGCAGAACAAG AAGGAAGACAAGCTGGGCATCCGGGCCTCATCCACTGCCAACCTCATCTTCGAGGACTGTCGCATCCCCAAGGACAACCTGCTGGGGGAACCGGGGATGGGCTTCAAGATTGCCATG CAAACCCTGGACATGGGCCGCGTCGGCATCgcctcccaggccctgggcaTCGCCCAGGCTGCCCTCGACTGTGCTGTGAACTACGCCGAGAACCGCACGGCCTTCGGGGCGCCCCTCACCAAGCTGCAGGTCATCCAG TTCAAGTTGGCGGACATGGCCCTGGCCCTGGAGAGTGCCCGGCTGCTGACCTGGCGTGCTGCGGTGCTGAAGGATAACAAGAGGCCTTTCATCAAG GAGGCGGCAATGGCCAAGCTGGCTGCCTCGGAGGCCGCAACTGCCGTTACCCACCAG GCCATGCAGATCCTGGGTGGCATGGGCTACGTGACAGAGATGCCAGCCGAGCGGCACTACCGTGACGCTCGCATCACTGAGATTTATGAAGGCACCAGTGAGATCCAGAGGCTGGTGATCGCCGGGCACCTGCTCAGGAGCTACCGGAGCTGA
- the ACADS gene encoding short-chain specific acyl-CoA dehydrogenase, mitochondrial isoform X1, which produces MAAALFARACGPVRGALRPRDWRCLHTIYQSVELPETHQMLRQTCRDFAEKELFPIAAQVDKEHRFPAAQVKKMGELGLMAMDVPEEFGGAGLDYLAYAIAMEEISRGCASTGVIMSVNNSLYLGPILKFGSKEQKKQWVTPFTSGDKIGCFALSEPGNGSDAGAAATTAWADGDSWVLSGTKAWITNSWEASAAVVFASTDRSLQNKGISAFLVPMPTPGLTLGKKEDKLGIRASSTANLIFEDCRIPKDNLLGEPGMGFKIAMQTLDMGRVGIASQALGIAQAALDCAVNYAENRTAFGAPLTKLQVIQFKLADMALALESARLLTWRAAVLKDNKRPFIKEAAMAKLAASEAATAVTHQAMQILGGMGYVTEMPAERHYRDARITEIYEGTSEIQRLVIAGHLLRSYRS; this is translated from the exons ATGGCCGCCGCGCTATTCGCCCGGGCCTGCGGCCCCGTCCGCGGAG CTCTCCGGCCTCGGGACTGGCGTTGCTTACATACCATCTACCAGTCTGTGGAACTGCCTGAGACACACCAGATGCTTCGTCAGACGTGCCGGGACTTTGCTGAGAAGGAGCTCTTTCCCATTGCGGCCCAGGTGGACAAGGAACATCGCTTCCCGGCGGCTCAG GTGAAGAAGATGGGTGAGCTGGGGCTCATGGCCATGGATGTGCCCGAGGAGTTTGGCGGTGCCGGCCTCGATTACCTGGCCTACGCCATCGCCATGGAGGAGATCAGCCGGGGCTGCGCCTCCACTGGAGTCATCATGAGCGTCAACAAC TCCCTCTACTTGGGGCCTATCCTGAAGTTTGGCTCCAAGGAGCAGAAGAAGCAGTGGGTCACTCCTTTCACCAGCGGCGACAAAATTGGCTGCTTTGCCCTCAGTGAACCAG GGAACGGCAGCGACGCGGGGGCCGCCGCCACCACTGCCTGGGCAGACGGTGACTCGTGGGTCCTGAGTGGCACCAAAGCCTGGATCACCAACTCCTGGGAGGCCTCGGCCGCTGTGGTCTTCGCCAGCACGGACAGATCCTTGCAGAACAAG GGCATCAGTGCCTTCCTGGTTCCCATGCCAACGCCTGGGCTCACGCTAGGGAAGAAGGAAGACAAGCTGGGCATCCGGGCCTCATCCACTGCCAACCTCATCTTCGAGGACTGTCGCATCCCCAAGGACAACCTGCTGGGGGAACCGGGGATGGGCTTCAAGATTGCCATG CAAACCCTGGACATGGGCCGCGTCGGCATCgcctcccaggccctgggcaTCGCCCAGGCTGCCCTCGACTGTGCTGTGAACTACGCCGAGAACCGCACGGCCTTCGGGGCGCCCCTCACCAAGCTGCAGGTCATCCAG TTCAAGTTGGCGGACATGGCCCTGGCCCTGGAGAGTGCCCGGCTGCTGACCTGGCGTGCTGCGGTGCTGAAGGATAACAAGAGGCCTTTCATCAAG GAGGCGGCAATGGCCAAGCTGGCTGCCTCGGAGGCCGCAACTGCCGTTACCCACCAG GCCATGCAGATCCTGGGTGGCATGGGCTACGTGACAGAGATGCCAGCCGAGCGGCACTACCGTGACGCTCGCATCACTGAGATTTATGAAGGCACCAGTGAGATCCAGAGGCTGGTGATCGCCGGGCACCTGCTCAGGAGCTACCGGAGCTGA
- the ACADS gene encoding short-chain specific acyl-CoA dehydrogenase, mitochondrial isoform X3: MAAALFARACGPVRGALRPRDWRCLHTIYQSVELPETHQMLRQTCRDFAEKELFPIAAQVDKEHRFPAAQVKKMGELGLMAMDVPEEFGGAGLDYLAYAIAMEEISRGCASTGVIMSVNNSLYLGPILKFGSKEQKKQWVTPFTSGDKIGCFALSEPGNGSDAGAAATTAWADGDSWVLSGTKAWITNSWEASAAVVFASTDRSLQNKGISAFLVPMPTPGLTLGKKEDKLGIRASSTANLIFEDCRIPKDNLLGEPGMGFKIAMQTLDMGRVGIASQALGIAQAALDCAVNYAENRTAFGAPLTKLQVIQFKLADMALALESARLLTWRAAVLKDNKRPFIKEAAMAKLAASEAATAVTHQCDNL; encoded by the exons ATGGCCGCCGCGCTATTCGCCCGGGCCTGCGGCCCCGTCCGCGGAG CTCTCCGGCCTCGGGACTGGCGTTGCTTACATACCATCTACCAGTCTGTGGAACTGCCTGAGACACACCAGATGCTTCGTCAGACGTGCCGGGACTTTGCTGAGAAGGAGCTCTTTCCCATTGCGGCCCAGGTGGACAAGGAACATCGCTTCCCGGCGGCTCAG GTGAAGAAGATGGGTGAGCTGGGGCTCATGGCCATGGATGTGCCCGAGGAGTTTGGCGGTGCCGGCCTCGATTACCTGGCCTACGCCATCGCCATGGAGGAGATCAGCCGGGGCTGCGCCTCCACTGGAGTCATCATGAGCGTCAACAAC TCCCTCTACTTGGGGCCTATCCTGAAGTTTGGCTCCAAGGAGCAGAAGAAGCAGTGGGTCACTCCTTTCACCAGCGGCGACAAAATTGGCTGCTTTGCCCTCAGTGAACCAG GGAACGGCAGCGACGCGGGGGCCGCCGCCACCACTGCCTGGGCAGACGGTGACTCGTGGGTCCTGAGTGGCACCAAAGCCTGGATCACCAACTCCTGGGAGGCCTCGGCCGCTGTGGTCTTCGCCAGCACGGACAGATCCTTGCAGAACAAG GGCATCAGTGCCTTCCTGGTTCCCATGCCAACGCCTGGGCTCACGCTAGGGAAGAAGGAAGACAAGCTGGGCATCCGGGCCTCATCCACTGCCAACCTCATCTTCGAGGACTGTCGCATCCCCAAGGACAACCTGCTGGGGGAACCGGGGATGGGCTTCAAGATTGCCATG CAAACCCTGGACATGGGCCGCGTCGGCATCgcctcccaggccctgggcaTCGCCCAGGCTGCCCTCGACTGTGCTGTGAACTACGCCGAGAACCGCACGGCCTTCGGGGCGCCCCTCACCAAGCTGCAGGTCATCCAG TTCAAGTTGGCGGACATGGCCCTGGCCCTGGAGAGTGCCCGGCTGCTGACCTGGCGTGCTGCGGTGCTGAAGGATAACAAGAGGCCTTTCATCAAG GAGGCGGCAATGGCCAAGCTGGCTGCCTCGGAGGCCGCAACTGCCGTTACCCACCAG
- the ACADS gene encoding short-chain specific acyl-CoA dehydrogenase, mitochondrial isoform X4: MAAALFARACGPVRGALRPRDWRCLHTIYQSVELPETHQMLRQTCRDFAEKELFPIAAQVDKEHRFPAAQVKKMGELGLMAMDVPEEFGGAGLDYLAYAIAMEEISRGCASTGVIMSVNNSLYLGPILKFGSKEQKKQWVTPFTSGDKIGCFALSEPGNGSDAGAAATTAWADGDSWVLSGTKAWITNSWEASAAVVFASTDRSLQNKGISAFLVPMPTPGLTLGKKEDKLGIRASSTANLIFEDCRIPKDNLLGEPGMGFKIAMQTLDMGRVGIASQALGIAQAALDCAVNYAENRTAFGAPLTKLQVIQFKLADMALALESARLLTWRAAVLKDNKRPFIKEAAMAKLAASEAATAVTHQ, translated from the exons ATGGCCGCCGCGCTATTCGCCCGGGCCTGCGGCCCCGTCCGCGGAG CTCTCCGGCCTCGGGACTGGCGTTGCTTACATACCATCTACCAGTCTGTGGAACTGCCTGAGACACACCAGATGCTTCGTCAGACGTGCCGGGACTTTGCTGAGAAGGAGCTCTTTCCCATTGCGGCCCAGGTGGACAAGGAACATCGCTTCCCGGCGGCTCAG GTGAAGAAGATGGGTGAGCTGGGGCTCATGGCCATGGATGTGCCCGAGGAGTTTGGCGGTGCCGGCCTCGATTACCTGGCCTACGCCATCGCCATGGAGGAGATCAGCCGGGGCTGCGCCTCCACTGGAGTCATCATGAGCGTCAACAAC TCCCTCTACTTGGGGCCTATCCTGAAGTTTGGCTCCAAGGAGCAGAAGAAGCAGTGGGTCACTCCTTTCACCAGCGGCGACAAAATTGGCTGCTTTGCCCTCAGTGAACCAG GGAACGGCAGCGACGCGGGGGCCGCCGCCACCACTGCCTGGGCAGACGGTGACTCGTGGGTCCTGAGTGGCACCAAAGCCTGGATCACCAACTCCTGGGAGGCCTCGGCCGCTGTGGTCTTCGCCAGCACGGACAGATCCTTGCAGAACAAG GGCATCAGTGCCTTCCTGGTTCCCATGCCAACGCCTGGGCTCACGCTAGGGAAGAAGGAAGACAAGCTGGGCATCCGGGCCTCATCCACTGCCAACCTCATCTTCGAGGACTGTCGCATCCCCAAGGACAACCTGCTGGGGGAACCGGGGATGGGCTTCAAGATTGCCATG CAAACCCTGGACATGGGCCGCGTCGGCATCgcctcccaggccctgggcaTCGCCCAGGCTGCCCTCGACTGTGCTGTGAACTACGCCGAGAACCGCACGGCCTTCGGGGCGCCCCTCACCAAGCTGCAGGTCATCCAG TTCAAGTTGGCGGACATGGCCCTGGCCCTGGAGAGTGCCCGGCTGCTGACCTGGCGTGCTGCGGTGCTGAAGGATAACAAGAGGCCTTTCATCAAG GAGGCGGCAATGGCCAAGCTGGCTGCCTCGGAGGCCGCAACTGCCGTTACCCACCAG